The Gammaproteobacteria bacterium genome window below encodes:
- a CDS encoding DUF1820 family protein → MAAKNIFKISFYNQGNVYEVYASKVYQSDLHGFITIEELKFDERTSVVVDPGEEKLKTEFDQVKRFFVPMHAIIRIDEVEKQGVAKISEVGENIAQFPSHIYNASTDKDKQS, encoded by the coding sequence ATGGCTGCAAAAAATATATTCAAAATAAGCTTTTATAATCAAGGTAATGTTTATGAAGTCTATGCCAGCAAAGTCTATCAATCCGATTTGCATGGGTTTATTACTATTGAAGAGTTGAAATTCGACGAGCGCACCAGTGTAGTAGTTGATCCTGGTGAAGAAAAACTCAAAACTGAGTTTGATCAAGTAAAGCGATTTTTCGTGCCTATGCATGCAATTATTCGTATTGATGAAGTGGAAAAGCAGGGTGTTGCAAAAATATCTGAAGTAGGTGAGAACATTGCACAATTTCCATCCCATATTTATAACGCAAGTACCGATAAAGATAAGCAGTCTTAG
- a CDS encoding carbohydrate kinase, translating to MFGSMEKPIKQTGEIHKVIKYKSSPVAYGTGLVSLDIIVSSDPEVPCYNWAGGTCGNVLTILNYLGWKSYPIARLNGDAASIRVKADMERWGVDLNFAEQSPTTNTPIITQENITNKQGKPVHKFHWKNCPKCGAWLPNYKAVTLAATKMIKDEIASGTLFFFDRTSPGAIDLAKHFKSLGAIIFFEPSAKPDVKHLKQALELADIVKYSNEKFLSSLTDIKGFTSAFLEIQTLGNKGLRYRTHSSNNLNRKWKKMPAFQTSAFKDACGCGDWTSAGLISKLCNRKAINLMDTSEDIVIEAIRYGQALAAWNCGFEGARGGMYQVSESTFKKDIQQIIKIGIIRKKNRTKRLETEIINSEFCLCNNH from the coding sequence ATGTTTGGCTCTATGGAGAAGCCTATCAAACAGACAGGAGAAATTCATAAAGTGATCAAATATAAATCTTCACCAGTTGCCTATGGCACAGGCTTGGTTTCACTTGACATCATTGTAAGTTCAGATCCAGAAGTGCCTTGTTATAATTGGGCTGGTGGTACTTGTGGAAATGTTCTTACAATATTGAATTATTTAGGATGGAAATCTTATCCAATTGCTAGGTTAAACGGTGATGCGGCATCGATTCGTGTTAAAGCTGATATGGAGCGATGGGGTGTTGACTTAAATTTTGCTGAGCAATCGCCTACAACCAACACGCCGATAATAACGCAAGAAAACATTACAAATAAGCAGGGAAAGCCTGTACATAAATTTCATTGGAAGAATTGCCCTAAATGTGGTGCATGGCTTCCAAATTACAAGGCTGTGACTCTTGCTGCTACCAAGATGATAAAAGATGAAATTGCCTCAGGAACACTTTTCTTTTTTGATAGAACTTCTCCTGGAGCCATTGATTTGGCAAAACATTTCAAAAGCCTAGGAGCCATTATTTTTTTTGAGCCATCAGCAAAACCAGATGTTAAACATCTTAAGCAGGCATTAGAACTTGCAGATATTGTTAAATATTCTAATGAAAAGTTCCTTTCTTCACTTACTGATATCAAAGGTTTTACATCTGCTTTTCTTGAAATTCAAACTCTTGGGAATAAAGGCTTACGATATAGAACGCATTCTTCAAATAATCTAAATAGAAAGTGGAAAAAAATGCCAGCGTTTCAAACTTCTGCATTTAAAGATGCTTGCGGCTGCGGTGATTGGACAAGTGCGGGATTGATATCAAAGCTTTGCAATAGAAAAGCTATAAACTTAATGGATACTTCAGAAGATATAGTTATTGAGGCTATAAGATATGGGCAAGCTCTGGCGGCATGGAACTGTGGTTTTGAAGGTGCACGTGGTGGAATGTATCAAGTGAGTGAAAGTACTTTTAAAAAAGATATTCAGCAAATAATTAAAATCGGCATTATTAGAAAGAAAAATCGCACTAAGAGGCTAGAAACTGAAATTATTAATAGTGAATTCTGTTTGTGTAACAATCACTAG
- a CDS encoding HAD hydrolase family protein, with translation MGKLFEKELEQFDATYKWALSIDVSVISDLIKSTWSFPLLSVGSGGSFSVAEFHALLHKIFYSSIVKAVTPVELISALPRNAEASVWFMSASGNNVDIYRAYKHTILREMNTVSAIVGRKGSKLNKLSKKHEYTNCFEYFLPSGKDGFLATNSLLAFTTLLYRAYSDSSDEIRELPKTTGELINKCIFNYSELEHIKKTIEPLWDKQSLHVLYSLNLKPAALDIESKFTESGLISTHLADIRNFAHGRHHWFAKHQNDSGIIALSTKNDYEIVEKTLGLLPNTVPKVHVSFNSLGGIEAIAGIILSMYLTKWLGKVKGIDPGRPGVPPFGSKIYRLSANPGFVTSINKKKAAIERKRKLSPLSYDTISEKQWDKAYGVFIKTLSEASIGGIVLDYDGTVVDSNKRWDPPSNSMAVELIRLLEEGVIVGFATGRGKSIRRDLQQVIPKKFWSKILIGYYNGSELKNLSNNNYLNTASDPVMELESLFKKLKDNIFLSELASFDQKKYQLTVKRKDDKPLSETFLWDLVQDELYQCEEHKGEVLRSSHSIDIIARDISKLSVVEEIKKEIDEHSEILSIGDRGRWPGNDARLLKENFSLSVDEVSYSPVTCWNLCPAGIRGAQGTLYYLSRLKRKNGSLRFFP, from the coding sequence ATGGGAAAGCTATTCGAGAAAGAATTAGAGCAATTTGATGCAACTTATAAGTGGGCATTAAGCATAGATGTATCGGTAATATCTGACCTGATAAAGAGTACCTGGAGCTTTCCATTGCTCTCTGTCGGATCGGGAGGTTCTTTTTCTGTTGCAGAATTCCATGCGCTTTTACACAAAATATTTTATTCATCGATTGTGAAAGCTGTAACTCCTGTTGAATTGATCTCTGCTCTTCCACGCAATGCAGAAGCTTCAGTTTGGTTTATGTCAGCTAGCGGAAATAACGTAGATATTTATCGAGCCTATAAACATACAATCCTACGTGAAATGAATACTGTTAGTGCGATAGTAGGTCGGAAAGGAAGTAAGCTTAATAAGCTGTCAAAAAAGCATGAGTATACAAATTGTTTTGAGTACTTTCTTCCATCTGGTAAGGATGGATTTCTTGCTACTAATTCACTTCTTGCCTTCACTACCCTTTTATATAGGGCTTATAGTGATTCTAGTGATGAGATAAGAGAATTGCCAAAAACCACTGGGGAGTTAATCAATAAATGCATATTCAATTACAGTGAACTCGAGCATATCAAGAAAACCATAGAACCGCTTTGGGATAAACAATCTCTCCATGTTCTATATAGTCTCAATTTAAAACCTGCGGCATTGGACATTGAGTCAAAGTTTACAGAGTCAGGACTAATATCAACGCATCTAGCGGATATAAGAAATTTTGCTCACGGTAGACATCATTGGTTTGCTAAGCATCAAAATGATAGTGGCATAATTGCTTTATCAACTAAAAATGACTATGAAATTGTAGAGAAAACTCTTGGATTGCTACCAAATACAGTACCTAAAGTTCATGTCTCATTTAATTCGCTGGGCGGTATTGAAGCAATTGCAGGGATCATTTTATCTATGTATTTGACGAAATGGCTAGGCAAAGTAAAAGGGATTGATCCGGGTCGCCCAGGTGTTCCGCCTTTTGGTTCAAAAATTTATAGATTATCCGCTAACCCAGGATTTGTAACTTCCATAAACAAAAAAAAAGCAGCAATAGAAAGAAAAAGAAAATTGTCCCCTTTGAGTTACGACACTATAAGTGAAAAACAATGGGACAAAGCTTATGGTGTTTTCATCAAAACACTTTCAGAAGCAAGTATTGGTGGGATTGTATTAGATTATGATGGCACTGTTGTGGATAGTAATAAACGTTGGGACCCGCCTAGTAATAGCATGGCCGTTGAGCTTATAAGATTACTAGAAGAAGGTGTGATTGTCGGATTTGCAACAGGTAGAGGAAAATCTATAAGAAGAGACTTACAACAGGTTATTCCTAAAAAGTTTTGGAGCAAAATTTTAATTGGATATTACAATGGTTCAGAATTGAAAAATCTGTCTAATAATAATTATTTGAATACTGCTTCTGACCCTGTGATGGAGCTGGAATCATTATTTAAGAAATTAAAAGATAATATTTTCTTGTCTGAACTTGCAAGTTTTGATCAAAAAAAATATCAACTAACAGTGAAAAGAAAAGATGACAAACCTCTTTCAGAAACATTTCTTTGGGATTTAGTCCAAGATGAATTATATCAATGTGAAGAGCACAAAGGAGAGGTTCTTCGTTCTAGTCATTCAATAGATATCATTGCAAGGGATATATCAAAATTATCCGTAGTAGAAGAAATTAAAAAAGAAATAGATGAACATTCTGAAATATTGAGTATCGGAGACAGAGGAAGGTGGCCTGGAAATGATGCTAGATTACTTAAAGAAAACTTTTCTTTAAGCGTTGATGAGGTCTCATACTCTCCAGTAACTTGCTGGAATCTGTGTCCTGCTGGGATACGTGGTGCCCAAGGCACACTTTATTATCTTAGTCGTTTGAAAAGAAAGAATGGAAGCCTGAGGTTTTTCCCTTAA
- a CDS encoding DUF2924 domain-containing protein: MSLDFHPTVWTNGGVIRQHQALINKATKDLSREDKAVLKEQFVRLYKREVPKRVSTTFLHGNVAWGLQAEAQGQNPIKLRKKIYKQFQNTLKQKTASPSPGTQLIREWRGHTYIVNKTKEGFVYNQQTYKSLTPIAKHITGNHISGPKFFGLTKTLHEK, translated from the coding sequence CACCCCACTGTATGGACGAATGGTGGGGTGATACGACAACATCAAGCACTTATTAACAAAGCTACCAAGGACTTAAGCCGTGAGGACAAAGCCGTACTTAAAGAGCAGTTTGTACGCCTATATAAAAGAGAGGTGCCTAAACGAGTAAGCACTACCTTTTTACATGGCAATGTGGCCTGGGGCTTACAAGCTGAAGCACAAGGACAAAATCCCATTAAACTACGCAAGAAAATATACAAACAGTTCCAGAATACACTCAAGCAAAAAACGGCATCCCCATCTCCGGGCACCCAATTAATACGTGAATGGCGTGGTCATACGTATATCGTAAACAAAACCAAAGAAGGCTTTGTTTACAATCAACAAACTTATAAAAGTTTAACTCCCATAGCCAAACACATTACGGGCAATCATATCTCAGGACCCAAATTCTTTGGCCTAACGAAAACCCTCCATGAAAAATAA
- a CDS encoding metallophosphoesterase, protein MKIKIISDIHLEFGSFDFPDQECDVLIAAGDIGVGLEGLEWLQTLDMPVIYVAGNHEYWGYDINELQDELIGMSKGSNVRYLEKKSVVIDGVRFLGCTMWTDFNECDDKEMMTDLQNIMNDFRYVSLDNSTITPEKLIKINHDCKKWLDRELAKKYDGPTIVVTHHAPTKKSWAGDPDDYLKFAYCNQLEPTLKENQIELWAHGHIHHASDYTKYGVRVICNPRGYKGYQTVDNFDAQKSIKI, encoded by the coding sequence ATGAAAATTAAAATAATTTCTGATATCCATCTTGAATTTGGAAGCTTTGACTTTCCAGATCAAGAATGTGATGTGCTGATTGCTGCAGGTGACATTGGGGTAGGGCTCGAGGGGCTTGAATGGTTGCAGACACTTGATATGCCTGTGATCTATGTGGCCGGTAATCACGAATATTGGGGTTATGATATAAATGAACTGCAGGACGAGCTAATAGGGATGAGTAAGGGTAGTAATGTTCGCTACTTGGAGAAGAAGAGTGTAGTCATAGATGGGGTTCGTTTTCTAGGTTGTACGATGTGGACTGACTTCAATGAATGTGATGACAAAGAAATGATGACTGATCTGCAAAATATCATGAATGATTTTCGCTATGTATCACTTGATAATTCTACAATAACACCTGAGAAGTTGATTAAGATTAATCACGATTGTAAGAAGTGGTTGGATCGTGAGCTAGCTAAAAAATATGATGGACCTACCATTGTGGTTACCCATCATGCGCCTACTAAAAAAAGTTGGGCGGGTGATCCAGATGATTATTTAAAGTTTGCCTATTGTAACCAGTTAGAGCCGACGCTGAAAGAAAACCAAATCGAATTATGGGCGCATGGGCATATACATCATGCTAGTGATTATACGAAGTACGGTGTACGCGTAATATGTAATCCTCGTGGCTATAAAGGCTATCAAACCGTAGATAACTTTGATGCCCAAAAATCAATTAAAATATAA